Proteins encoded by one window of Salmonirosea aquatica:
- a CDS encoding DoxX family protein translates to MSISSKLDQFHAQVKHNRSLWYFSIFNRIALAAGFLPSGFVKINGERFTALSNNHPMGHYLEALFHTGYYYPFIGVMQMLAAILILIPRTVTLGALIYFPIILNICILSLAVRFEGSHITAPLMVLANLYLLCWNYDKIKYIFPFNTTSLDATQKQKKLSKKFPTVFFAGVVATVVLAVLIFLKVYDVMPRNTIAECKQQFEGSNRTRAGNDFCECIHTHGQPLDQCLATYEKAPDD, encoded by the coding sequence ATGAGCATTTCCTCTAAACTCGACCAATTCCACGCCCAGGTAAAACATAACCGATCGCTTTGGTATTTCTCTATTTTCAATCGTATTGCTTTGGCCGCCGGATTTTTGCCTTCGGGCTTCGTGAAGATTAACGGCGAGCGATTTACTGCTTTGTCCAATAATCACCCGATGGGTCATTATCTGGAGGCGTTGTTTCATACGGGTTATTATTATCCCTTCATTGGGGTAATGCAAATGTTGGCAGCCATCCTGATACTTATTCCGCGCACGGTGACGCTCGGAGCACTTATTTACTTTCCCATCATACTCAATATCTGCATTCTTTCACTGGCTGTGCGCTTCGAAGGGTCGCATATTACGGCCCCTTTGATGGTACTGGCCAATCTGTACCTGCTCTGCTGGAATTACGATAAGATAAAGTACATTTTCCCGTTTAACACAACTTCCCTGGATGCTACTCAGAAGCAGAAAAAACTCAGTAAAAAATTCCCGACTGTTTTTTTCGCGGGTGTGGTGGCTACGGTTGTCCTTGCGGTACTGATTTTTCTTAAAGTCTACGACGTAATGCCTCGCAACACGATAGCAGAGTGTAAGCAACAGTTTGAAGGGAGTAACAGAACCAGAGCAGGGAATGATTTTTGTGAATGTATTCATACCCACGGGCAACCGCTCGACCAATGTCTGGCGACTTATGAAAAAGCCCCGGATGATTAA
- a CDS encoding DUF4153 domain-containing protein, with translation MKTEILSNLDNPQQLEKLYRDNKSAFRQAFNALYPQLNDTRLAEFWHQRLNFDRDEVFSINRSELIFVLVAALIAGTCAKLPQILSIDEEFFYTRNLGFLVFPFLSAYFIRKNNLTAKTIAIIAGLMGMGLVYINLLPDNPKSDTLVLSCIHLGVFLWATTGFAFTGGNARDLKQRLGYLRYNGDLVVMSTLLLISGGILTAITIGLFNLIGYDIREYYFQYIVIFGLPAVPLVGTVLTQNIPELVQKVSPIIARIFSPLVLIMLLAYLGAIVFSGKDPYNDREFLIIFNALLVGVMALIFFSVAERAKATSNRFEIMVLFLLSVVTILVNGIALSAIVFRISEWGITPNRMAVLGANVLMLIHLMFIASKLVKVLTRDASLTQVGKSISAYLPIYWGWTAVVTFLFPLLFGFE, from the coding sequence ATGAAAACTGAAATCCTTTCCAATCTGGACAACCCCCAACAGCTTGAAAAACTGTACCGTGACAACAAGTCGGCTTTCCGGCAGGCATTCAATGCCCTGTACCCTCAACTTAACGATACCCGCCTGGCCGAATTCTGGCACCAGCGCCTGAATTTTGATCGCGACGAAGTGTTTTCGATCAACCGGTCCGAACTGATATTTGTCCTGGTAGCGGCCCTGATTGCGGGTACCTGCGCCAAACTACCCCAGATTCTGTCCATCGACGAAGAGTTTTTTTACACCAGAAACCTGGGCTTTCTGGTTTTTCCCTTCCTGTCCGCTTACTTTATCCGGAAGAACAACCTGACCGCAAAAACTATCGCGATTATTGCCGGACTTATGGGAATGGGGCTAGTCTATATCAACCTATTACCCGACAATCCCAAGAGCGATACGCTGGTGCTGTCCTGCATTCACCTGGGGGTGTTTCTGTGGGCGACGACGGGCTTTGCTTTCACGGGTGGAAATGCCAGGGATCTCAAGCAAAGGCTGGGGTACCTGCGCTACAATGGCGACCTGGTGGTAATGAGTACCCTACTACTGATTTCGGGGGGGATTCTGACGGCGATCACTATTGGACTTTTTAACCTGATCGGCTATGATATAAGAGAGTACTATTTTCAGTACATCGTTATTTTTGGCCTGCCCGCCGTACCCCTTGTAGGTACCGTCCTCACGCAGAATATTCCCGAGCTGGTTCAGAAAGTATCGCCCATCATCGCCCGGATATTCAGCCCGCTGGTACTTATTATGTTGCTGGCTTACCTGGGCGCTATCGTTTTTTCGGGCAAAGACCCTTACAACGACCGGGAGTTCCTGATCATCTTCAATGCTTTGTTGGTGGGTGTGATGGCGCTTATTTTCTTTTCGGTGGCCGAGCGGGCCAAAGCTACCTCCAATCGTTTCGAGATCATGGTGTTGTTCTTGCTGTCGGTGGTGACGATTCTGGTCAACGGCATCGCCCTGTCGGCCATTGTGTTCCGAATCTCGGAATGGGGCATCACCCCCAACCGCATGGCCGTGCTGGGTGCCAACGTCCTGATGCTGATCCACCTGATGTTCATTGCCAGTAAACTGGTGAAGGTACTCACCCGCGACGCCAGCCTGACCCAAGTCGGGAAGTCCATTTCGGCCTACCTACCCATCTATTGGGGCTGGACGGCGGTGGTCACATTCCTGTTTCCGCTCCTATTTGGGTTTGAATAA
- a CDS encoding pyridoxamine 5'-phosphate oxidase family protein, translating to MQDSRHDEDDHIQNLSGTEAIEKLQDLAEGICMFTTFTDSRPAPSRPMALQGVEDDGALYFFSAASSSKNKELAADPAVQLFFCKEGSSEYLSIYGKCMVSRDRERIEKYWNSFIKVWFQGGKEDPDLTVIRVEPEDIRYWDTKNNRMVSFLKMAASLATGKTMDDGVEGELKV from the coding sequence GACGACCACATTCAGAACCTTTCCGGTACCGAAGCCATCGAGAAACTACAAGACCTGGCCGAAGGTATTTGTATGTTCACCACTTTCACTGACTCCCGCCCGGCTCCCAGCCGTCCGATGGCCTTGCAGGGCGTGGAAGACGACGGAGCACTCTACTTTTTCAGCGCGGCTTCGTCCAGTAAAAACAAGGAACTGGCTGCCGACCCGGCAGTACAACTTTTTTTCTGCAAAGAGGGCTCGTCCGAGTACCTCAGCATTTACGGTAAGTGCATGGTTTCCCGCGACCGCGAGCGGATCGAGAAGTACTGGAATTCTTTTATCAAAGTCTGGTTTCAGGGCGGTAAAGAGGACCCTGATCTGACCGTGATCCGGGTAGAGCCAGAGGATATCAGGTACTGGGACACGAAAAATAACCGTATGGTTTCCTTCTTGAAAATGGCGGCCTCCTTGGCTACGGGCAAAACCATGGACGATGGCGTGGAGGGGGAGCTGAAGGTGTAG
- a CDS encoding winged helix-turn-helix domain-containing protein gives MEHVKDYLKDINKDFESRARLGIMSVLMVEDGVDFTFLKETLQLTDGNLASHLRALEGADYLRVEKQFVGRKPNTRYIATPEGRDAFQSHLAALERLILGNKPD, from the coding sequence ATGGAACACGTAAAGGACTACCTGAAAGATATAAATAAAGATTTTGAGAGCCGTGCCCGGCTCGGGATCATGTCGGTGCTTATGGTGGAAGATGGTGTGGACTTTACTTTTCTTAAAGAAACCCTGCAACTGACTGACGGCAACCTGGCGAGCCACTTGCGGGCACTCGAAGGCGCAGACTACCTACGGGTCGAAAAGCAGTTTGTGGGTCGTAAGCCCAATACCCGCTACATAGCTACCCCTGAGGGGAGGGATGCCTTCCAGAGTCATCTGGCTGCTTTGGAAAGACTAATTCTGGGCAATAAACCTGACTGA
- a CDS encoding outer membrane protein assembly factor BamB family protein → MKAKFIVIPAAVILGGILLFNFIQSPPLASSEWREYLGGPDRAHYSPLTEITPENVKNLQVAWEYHTRDTTGQMQCNPIIVDGVLYAPTASGQIFALDAASGKELWRYTDSRDPQASNTSRGVTYWADGDDRRILFSAGTWLYALNARTGQLVESFGDKGRVSLRLGLPENAQNKFICSNTPGTIYKDLIVMPVRLSEGPDAAPGHVRAFNVRTGSLAWTFRTIPHPGEAGYETWGKENWKNTDVGAANNWAGMAIDRERGIIYVPTGSAGYDFYGGNRPGNNLYANCLLALDAATGKRKWHFQFVHHDVWDRDLPSPPTLVQVKRDGPDGRPRLIDAVAQITKSGFVFVFDRVTGKSLFPIKEIKVPTNGLPGEVPSATQPVPLRPAPFSRQNIGDNDVNPYAENKEELQARLKSIRHKDQFELPSQEGTLIFPGFDGGGEWGGPAYDAETGLLYINSNEMAWVMRMEPTPKKDELAGLTPGQKVYQINCATCHGAGRKGNPKSGYPSLVDIGTRRDRAYVHTLVKNGKGMMPGFSYLKDGEHEALLAFLFNEEKVEAGGKIAATTFPLPFKMDGYNKFLDQNGYPAISPPWGQLSALNLNTGEYEWKIPLGEFKELIAKGIPPTGCENYGGPVVTAGGVLFIAATKDGMFRAFDKRTGKLLYQTELPAGGFATPSVYEAGGKQYVVIACGGTKLGTKKGDSYVAFALP, encoded by the coding sequence ATGAAAGCCAAATTCATTGTTATTCCCGCAGCGGTTATTCTGGGCGGAATACTACTCTTCAACTTCATCCAGAGCCCTCCCCTTGCATCCTCTGAGTGGCGCGAGTACCTCGGTGGCCCCGACCGGGCCCATTACTCGCCTCTCACAGAAATAACCCCCGAAAATGTAAAAAACCTACAGGTTGCCTGGGAGTACCATACCCGGGACACCACCGGGCAGATGCAGTGCAATCCCATCATCGTGGACGGGGTACTGTACGCCCCTACTGCCTCCGGACAGATTTTCGCCCTCGATGCCGCCAGTGGAAAGGAGCTCTGGCGCTACACCGACTCCCGCGATCCGCAGGCCTCCAACACCAGCCGGGGGGTTACTTACTGGGCCGATGGCGACGACAGGCGTATCCTGTTCTCGGCCGGTACCTGGCTCTACGCGCTGAATGCCCGCACAGGCCAATTGGTCGAATCGTTTGGCGACAAAGGTAGGGTAAGCCTGCGGCTGGGTCTGCCCGAAAATGCGCAAAATAAGTTTATCTGCTCCAACACGCCGGGTACCATCTACAAGGATCTGATTGTGATGCCCGTGCGGCTGTCCGAAGGGCCCGATGCCGCGCCCGGCCACGTGCGGGCGTTCAATGTCCGTACCGGGTCGCTGGCCTGGACGTTCCGCACGATTCCGCATCCCGGCGAAGCGGGCTACGAAACTTGGGGTAAGGAGAACTGGAAAAACACCGACGTGGGGGCCGCCAACAACTGGGCCGGCATGGCTATCGACCGGGAGCGTGGTATTATCTATGTACCTACCGGCTCAGCGGGTTATGATTTCTACGGCGGCAACCGACCTGGCAACAACCTCTACGCCAACTGCCTGCTGGCGTTGGATGCGGCTACGGGTAAGCGGAAGTGGCATTTTCAGTTTGTCCACCACGATGTGTGGGACCGCGATCTACCCTCGCCCCCTACCCTCGTGCAGGTCAAGCGGGACGGCCCCGACGGTCGGCCCCGACTCATCGACGCCGTGGCCCAGATCACCAAGTCGGGCTTTGTGTTTGTATTCGACCGCGTGACGGGTAAATCGTTGTTTCCGATCAAGGAAATAAAGGTACCTACCAACGGCCTACCCGGCGAGGTACCTTCGGCCACGCAACCCGTACCCCTGCGGCCCGCTCCCTTTTCCCGGCAAAACATTGGCGACAACGACGTGAATCCCTACGCCGAGAACAAGGAAGAACTGCAGGCCAGACTCAAAAGTATTCGTCACAAAGATCAGTTTGAGCTACCCAGTCAGGAAGGTACCCTCATCTTCCCCGGCTTCGATGGCGGTGGCGAGTGGGGCGGCCCCGCCTACGACGCCGAAACGGGCCTGCTCTACATCAATTCCAATGAAATGGCCTGGGTGATGCGCATGGAACCTACCCCAAAAAAAGATGAACTGGCGGGTTTGACGCCCGGCCAGAAGGTGTACCAAATCAACTGCGCCACCTGCCACGGAGCCGGGCGCAAAGGAAATCCCAAAAGTGGCTACCCCTCGCTGGTAGACATCGGTACCCGTCGCGACCGCGCCTACGTACATACTTTGGTAAAAAACGGGAAGGGAATGATGCCGGGTTTCTCGTACCTCAAGGACGGCGAACACGAGGCACTACTAGCCTTTTTGTTTAACGAAGAAAAGGTAGAAGCCGGTGGCAAAATAGCTGCCACTACCTTTCCCCTACCCTTCAAGATGGATGGCTATAACAAATTTCTGGATCAAAACGGCTACCCAGCCATCAGTCCGCCTTGGGGTCAACTGAGCGCCCTGAACCTCAATACGGGCGAATATGAATGGAAAATTCCGCTGGGTGAGTTCAAGGAACTGATTGCGAAGGGTATCCCGCCCACCGGGTGCGAAAACTATGGCGGCCCAGTCGTAACAGCCGGGGGGGTACTTTTCATCGCTGCCACCAAGGACGGCATGTTCCGCGCCTTCGACAAGCGCACGGGCAAGCTGCTGTACCAAACCGAGCTACCCGCCGGAGGCTTCGCTACGCCCTCGGTATACGAAGCAGGTGGGAAACAGTACGTAGTCATCGCCTGCGGGGGTACCAAGCTGGGTACCAAGAAGGGAGATAGTTATGTGGCGTTTGCACTGCCGTGA
- a CDS encoding DUF1810 domain-containing protein, producing the protein MNDPHDLNRFVAAQENVYETALKEIRNGRKQTHWMWFIFPQIVGLGQTEISKTYAIKSREEALAYLNHPTLGERLREASQALLSVEDKSATDIFGTPDDLKLRSSMTLFKSVSTDNDVFLQVLDNYYGGEEDPQTVRILSKM; encoded by the coding sequence ATGAACGATCCCCATGACTTGAACCGCTTTGTAGCTGCCCAGGAAAACGTGTACGAAACCGCCCTGAAGGAAATTCGCAACGGCCGGAAGCAAACCCACTGGATGTGGTTTATTTTCCCTCAAATTGTCGGCCTGGGCCAAACCGAAATCTCGAAAACGTACGCCATCAAAAGTCGGGAAGAGGCGTTAGCATATCTGAACCATCCTACGCTCGGTGAGCGGCTACGGGAGGCTTCGCAGGCATTACTTTCGGTGGAGGACAAGTCGGCCACTGATATTTTTGGCACACCGGACGATCTGAAATTGAGATCCAGCATGACCTTGTTCAAATCGGTGAGCACCGACAACGACGTATTTTTACAAGTTTTGGATAACTACTACGGTGGTGAGGAAGATCCGCAAACTGTTCGGATTTTAAGTAAGATGTAG
- a CDS encoding uracil-DNA glycosylase family protein — protein sequence MNAILESYKPKNVRMLFIAEAPGFNSSGDLIQHFYFANNNLFRTIFTAFELVYGSFDSAQAFLFFFKSLGCYLDHLSLVAINRSDKEERKAGRQKAVPSLAARLKSYKPEIIIVLMKDIQKQVVETLEISGIDTVRLLEAVPYPAGSDTNRKNYIAEIASLLRDIEIN from the coding sequence ATGAACGCCATCCTTGAATCCTACAAACCGAAAAATGTAAGAATGCTTTTCATCGCCGAAGCACCGGGATTCAATAGTTCAGGGGATTTGATTCAACATTTTTATTTTGCCAACAATAACCTCTTTCGGACCATTTTTACGGCATTTGAACTAGTGTATGGCAGTTTTGATTCTGCTCAGGCCTTTTTATTCTTCTTCAAATCCTTAGGATGCTACCTCGACCATTTGAGCCTTGTCGCTATCAACAGAAGTGACAAAGAAGAAAGGAAGGCTGGGCGACAGAAGGCGGTTCCGTCTTTGGCTGCGCGCCTGAAATCCTACAAACCTGAAATTATAATTGTTCTGATGAAAGACATTCAAAAGCAAGTGGTGGAGACATTGGAAATTTCAGGGATCGATACCGTTCGTCTGCTCGAAGCGGTTCCTTACCCCGCCGGAAGCGATACCAACCGGAAAAATTACATTGCCGAAATCGCCAGTCTGTTGCGAGATATTGAAATCAATTAA